A genomic stretch from Pseudomonas alkylphenolica includes:
- the ptsP gene encoding phosphoenolpyruvate--protein phosphotransferase, whose protein sequence is MLNTLRKIVQEVNSAKDLKTALGIIVLRVKEAMGSQVCSVYLLDPETNRFVLMATEGLNKRSIGKVSMAPNEGLVGLVGTREEPLNLENAADHPRYRYFAETGEERFASFLGAPIIHHRRVVGVLVIQQKERRQFDEGEEAFLVTMSAQLAGVIAHAEATGSIRGLGRQGKGIQEAKFVGVPGSPGAAVGKAVVMLPPADLDVVPDKTVEDIKAELTLFNNALEGVRADMRSLSAKLATQLRPEERALFDVYLMMLEDAALGGEVVQVIKTGQWAQGALRQVVGEHVNRFELMDDAYLRERASDVKDLGRRLLAYLQEARQQTLVYPDNTILISEELTPAMLGEVPEGKLVGLVSVLGSGNSHVAILARAMGIPTVMGLVDLPYSKVDGIDMIVDGYKGDVYTNPSDVLRKQYAEVVEEERQLAQGLDALRELPCITLDGHRMPLWVNTGLLADVARAQQRGAEGVGLYRTEVPFMINQRFPSEKEQLAIYREQLAAFHPLPVTMRSLDIGGDKALSYFPIKEDNPFLGWRGIRVTLDHPEIFLVQTRAMLKASEGLNNLRILLPMISGIHELEEALHLIHRAWGEVRDEGTDVPMPPVGVMIEIPAAVYQTRELARQVDFLSVGSNDLTQYLLAVDRNNPRVADLYDYLHPAVLQALQNVVRDAHAEGKPVSICGEMAGDPAAAVLLMAMGFDSLSMNATNLPKVKWMLRQVSLSKSQELLAQAMGIDNPQVIHSSLQLALKNLGLARMINPGSAKNL, encoded by the coding sequence ATGCTCAATACGCTGCGCAAGATCGTCCAGGAAGTTAACTCCGCCAAGGATCTCAAGACGGCGTTGGGGATCATTGTGTTGCGCGTCAAGGAGGCCATGGGCAGTCAGGTCTGTTCGGTCTACCTGCTCGATCCCGAGACCAACCGCTTCGTGCTGATGGCCACCGAAGGCTTGAACAAGCGTTCGATCGGCAAGGTCAGCATGGCCCCCAACGAGGGCCTGGTCGGTTTGGTCGGCACCCGGGAAGAGCCGCTGAACCTGGAAAACGCCGCCGACCACCCGCGCTACCGTTACTTCGCCGAAACCGGTGAAGAACGCTTCGCCTCATTCCTCGGTGCGCCGATCATTCACCACCGGCGGGTGGTCGGGGTTCTGGTTATCCAGCAAAAAGAGCGGCGCCAGTTCGATGAAGGTGAAGAAGCCTTCCTGGTGACCATGAGCGCTCAATTGGCCGGCGTAATTGCGCATGCCGAAGCCACCGGTTCGATCCGTGGTCTGGGCCGTCAGGGCAAGGGCATCCAGGAGGCCAAGTTCGTTGGCGTGCCAGGTTCGCCCGGCGCGGCGGTGGGCAAGGCGGTGGTCATGCTGCCACCGGCCGATCTCGACGTGGTGCCGGACAAGACCGTTGAGGACATCAAAGCCGAGCTGACACTCTTCAACAATGCGCTGGAAGGCGTGCGCGCCGACATGCGCAGCCTGTCCGCCAAACTCGCCACCCAGCTGCGCCCGGAAGAGCGCGCGTTGTTCGACGTCTACCTGATGATGCTCGAAGACGCGGCCCTGGGCGGTGAAGTGGTGCAGGTGATCAAGACCGGGCAGTGGGCCCAGGGCGCCTTGCGCCAGGTGGTGGGCGAGCACGTCAACCGCTTCGAGCTGATGGACGATGCCTACCTGCGCGAGAGGGCTTCCGATGTGAAGGATCTGGGCCGGCGTCTGCTGGCCTACCTGCAGGAAGCACGGCAGCAGACACTGGTCTATCCCGATAACACCATTCTGATCAGCGAAGAGCTGACCCCGGCGATGCTCGGCGAAGTGCCGGAAGGCAAGCTGGTCGGCCTGGTTTCAGTACTTGGCTCAGGTAACTCCCACGTCGCGATCCTGGCCCGGGCCATGGGTATTCCGACCGTGATGGGCCTGGTTGACCTGCCGTATTCGAAGGTCGACGGCATCGACATGATCGTCGATGGCTACAAGGGCGATGTCTACACCAACCCTAGCGACGTGCTGCGCAAGCAGTATGCCGAAGTGGTCGAGGAAGAGCGCCAGCTGGCCCAGGGCCTGGATGCCTTGCGTGAACTGCCGTGTATCACCCTCGATGGCCACCGCATGCCGCTGTGGGTCAACACCGGCCTGCTCGCCGATGTCGCCCGCGCCCAGCAGCGTGGTGCCGAAGGGGTCGGCCTGTACCGCACCGAAGTGCCGTTCATGATCAACCAGCGCTTCCCCAGCGAAAAGGAGCAGCTGGCGATTTATCGCGAGCAACTGGCGGCCTTCCACCCGTTGCCGGTGACCATGCGCAGCCTGGACATCGGTGGTGACAAGGCGCTGTCGTATTTCCCGATCAAGGAAGACAACCCCTTCCTTGGCTGGCGCGGTATCCGCGTGACCCTCGACCACCCGGAAATCTTCCTGGTGCAGACCCGGGCCATGCTCAAGGCCAGTGAAGGCCTGAACAACCTGCGCATTCTGCTGCCGATGATTTCCGGTATCCACGAGCTCGAAGAAGCCCTGCACCTGATCCACCGGGCCTGGGGCGAGGTGCGTGACGAAGGCACCGACGTGCCGATGCCGCCGGTGGGGGTGATGATCGAAATTCCCGCAGCGGTCTATCAGACCCGTGAGCTGGCGCGCCAGGTGGACTTCCTGTCGGTCGGCTCCAACGACCTGACCCAGTACCTGTTGGCGGTAGACCGCAACAACCCGCGGGTTGCCGATCTTTACGACTACCTGCACCCGGCCGTGCTGCAAGCCCTGCAGAACGTGGTGCGCGATGCCCATGCCGAGGGCAAACCGGTGAGTATCTGCGGCGAGATGGCCGGTGATCCGGCGGCAGCGGTGCTGCTGATGGCCATGGGTTTCGACAGCCTGTCGATGAACGCCACCAACTTGCCGAAGGTGAAATGGATGCTGCGTCAGGTCAGCCTGAGCAAGTCCCAGGAACTGTTGGCCCAGGCCATGGGCATCGACAACCCGCAAGTTATCCACAGCTCGCTGCAGTTGGCCCTGAAGAACCTGGGGCTGGCGCGGATGATCAATCCGGGGTCGGCGAAGAATCTATAG
- a CDS encoding NRDE family protein — protein MCLIVFAWRPGHAQPLIVAANRDEFYARPSRMLGAWDDAPGVYAGRDLEAGGTWLGVGPAGRFAALTNIRDPQQALGARSRGELVAAFLRGELGVEAYLDQVASRSQQYSGFNLLVGDSRTLGYLNAREAQVRLLGEGVYGLSNAGLDTPWPKLVKARAGLTQHLADPQPETLQALLGDNLQAADGELPETGVGLSTERLLSSVFIASQNYGTRASTVLIVEADGRRRLVERSFGPFGGHLGEVDLQV, from the coding sequence ATGTGTCTGATCGTTTTCGCCTGGCGGCCCGGGCATGCCCAGCCGCTGATCGTCGCGGCCAACCGTGATGAGTTCTATGCCCGTCCCAGCCGCATGCTGGGCGCCTGGGACGATGCACCTGGCGTCTATGCCGGGCGCGACCTGGAAGCAGGCGGTACCTGGCTGGGCGTAGGGCCAGCGGGGCGTTTTGCTGCGCTGACCAACATTCGCGACCCGCAACAAGCCTTGGGTGCACGATCCCGGGGCGAGCTGGTGGCGGCCTTTCTGCGCGGCGAGCTGGGTGTCGAAGCCTATCTGGACCAGGTCGCCAGCCGCAGCCAGCAGTATTCGGGGTTCAACCTGCTGGTGGGCGATAGCCGCACACTGGGTTACCTGAATGCCCGTGAGGCGCAGGTGCGGTTGCTGGGGGAAGGTGTCTATGGCCTGTCCAACGCCGGGCTGGATACGCCCTGGCCAAAGCTGGTCAAGGCCCGTGCCGGGCTGACACAGCATCTGGCCGATCCGCAGCCCGAAACCTTGCAGGCGTTGCTTGGGGATAACCTGCAGGCAGCGGACGGCGAACTGCCAGAGACCGGCGTAGGGCTCAGTACCGAGCGGCTACTGTCGAGTGTGTTTATCGCCAGCCAGAACTATGGGACGCGGGCCAGTACGGTGTTGATTGTCGAAGCGGACGGTCGGCGGCGGCTGGTGGAGCGCAGTTTCGGGCCGTTTGGCGGGCATCTGGGGGAAGTGGATCTGCAGGTTTGA
- a CDS encoding sulfite exporter TauE/SafE family protein, with protein MEFVLYLLLGACAGVLAGLFGVGGGIIIVPVLVFSFTLQGFDASVLTHLAVGTSLATIVFTSINAIREHHRKGAVQWPIFVWMTLGILVGAGIGAKTASAIQGPMLQKIIGVFALVIAAQMALDLKPKASRSIPGKPGLTAAGSVIGWASAIFGIGGGSLTVPFLTWRSLPMQQAVATSSACGFPIAVASALSFIWLGWHDPHLPAHSLGFVYLPALLGIALTSMFFARFGARLAHKLSPRLLKRLFAALLFCVGLSFLL; from the coding sequence ATGGAATTCGTGCTCTATTTGCTGCTGGGCGCCTGCGCAGGCGTGCTGGCCGGGCTGTTCGGCGTTGGCGGTGGCATCATCATCGTGCCGGTGCTGGTGTTCAGTTTCACCTTGCAGGGCTTCGATGCCTCGGTGTTGACCCACCTGGCGGTGGGGACGTCGCTGGCAACCATTGTCTTTACCTCGATCAATGCCATTCGCGAGCACCATCGCAAGGGTGCGGTGCAGTGGCCGATCTTTGTCTGGATGACCCTGGGGATTCTGGTCGGTGCCGGTATCGGTGCCAAGACCGCTTCGGCGATCCAGGGGCCGATGCTGCAGAAGATCATCGGCGTGTTTGCCCTGGTGATTGCCGCGCAAATGGCTCTGGACCTCAAGCCCAAGGCCAGCCGCAGCATTCCCGGCAAGCCCGGGTTGACCGCGGCAGGCAGCGTGATCGGTTGGGCCTCGGCGATCTTCGGCATCGGTGGCGGCTCGTTGACCGTGCCGTTTCTGACCTGGCGTAGCCTGCCGATGCAGCAGGCCGTGGCAACGTCCTCGGCTTGCGGGTTTCCGATTGCGGTGGCCAGCGCCCTGAGTTTCATCTGGCTGGGCTGGCACGACCCGCACCTGCCGGCGCATAGCCTGGGCTTTGTCTACCTGCCCGCGCTGCTGGGGATCGCCCTGACCAGTATGTTTTTTGCCCGCTTCGGCGCGCGTCTGGCGCATAAACTGTCGCCACGCCTGCTCAAGCGGCTGTTCGCCGCGCTGCTGTTCTGCGTGGGCTTAAGCTTTTTGCTTTAA
- the lgt gene encoding prolipoprotein diacylglyceryl transferase, with protein sequence MLPYPQIDPVAVALGPLKIHWYGLMYLVGIGGAWLLASRRLNRFDPTWSREKLSDLVFWLSMGVIVGGRLGYVLFYDLHAYLANPTLIFEVWKGGMSFHGGFIGVMLAALWFGKRNNKSFFELMDFVAPLVPIGLGAGRIGNFINAELWGKATDVPWAMVFPPFSDPAQLPRHPSQLYQFALEGVALFLILWLYSRKPRPTMAVSGMFALFYGIFRFIVEFVRVPDAQLGYIAFGWLTMGQLLCVPMIVGGIFLIWWAYNRKPTAKAAV encoded by the coding sequence ATGCTGCCTTACCCGCAGATAGATCCCGTGGCCGTTGCCCTGGGACCGCTGAAAATTCACTGGTACGGCCTGATGTACCTGGTTGGTATCGGCGGCGCCTGGCTGCTGGCCTCGCGGCGGCTGAACCGCTTCGACCCGACCTGGAGCCGTGAAAAGCTCTCGGACCTGGTGTTCTGGCTGTCGATGGGCGTAATCGTCGGCGGACGGCTGGGCTATGTGCTGTTCTATGACCTGCACGCCTACCTGGCCAACCCGACGCTGATCTTCGAAGTGTGGAAGGGCGGCATGTCGTTCCACGGCGGTTTCATCGGCGTAATGCTCGCGGCCTTGTGGTTCGGCAAGCGCAACAACAAGTCGTTCTTCGAGCTGATGGACTTCGTCGCGCCGCTGGTGCCGATCGGCCTGGGCGCCGGACGGATCGGCAACTTCATCAACGCCGAACTGTGGGGCAAGGCTACCGATGTGCCGTGGGCCATGGTCTTCCCGCCGTTCAGCGATCCGGCCCAGTTGCCACGTCACCCGTCGCAGCTCTACCAGTTCGCCCTGGAAGGTGTGGCATTATTCCTGATCCTTTGGCTGTACTCGCGCAAACCGCGCCCGACCATGGCCGTTTCCGGCATGTTCGCGCTGTTCTACGGCATCTTCCGTTTCATCGTAGAGTTCGTGCGGGTACCCGATGCCCAGCTTGGCTACATCGCCTTCGGCTGGTTGACCATGGGTCAGTTGCTTTGCGTGCCGATGATTGTCGGTGGCATCTTCCTGATCTGGTGGGCCTACAACCGCAAACCCACGGCCAAGGCCGCCGTTTGA
- a CDS encoding thymidylate synthase, translating to MKQYLDLVRDVIENGTLQGNRTGIRTISLPGAMLRFDLQKGFPAITTRKLAFKSAIGEMVGFLRGVKNAGEFRELGCKVWDQNANENAQWLANPFRQGHDDLGEIYGVQWRQWPAYKRIPLSNPAAIELAQSQGFQKIAEAEEDGEAFVVLYKAIDQIRQCIDTIHKDPGSRRILFHGWNCAQLDEMALPPCHLLYQFHPNVETKEISLTLYIRSNDLGLGTPFNLTEGAALLSLVGRLTGYTPRWFTYFIGDAHVYENHLDMLNEQLKREPLAAPKLVINDRVPEYAKTGVYEPEWLEKVEPSDFSLEGYEHHAPMTAPMAV from the coding sequence ATGAAACAGTATCTAGATCTGGTCCGCGACGTCATCGAAAACGGCACCCTGCAAGGTAACCGTACCGGTATCCGCACCATCAGCCTGCCTGGCGCCATGCTGCGCTTCGACCTGCAGAAAGGCTTTCCGGCCATTACCACCCGCAAGCTGGCGTTCAAGTCGGCCATCGGTGAAATGGTCGGCTTCCTGCGTGGTGTTAAAAATGCCGGCGAGTTCCGTGAACTGGGCTGCAAGGTCTGGGACCAGAATGCCAACGAAAACGCCCAGTGGCTGGCCAACCCGTTCCGCCAGGGGCATGACGACCTCGGCGAGATCTACGGCGTGCAATGGCGCCAGTGGCCGGCCTACAAGCGTATCCCGCTGAGCAACCCGGCCGCGATCGAACTGGCGCAGAGCCAGGGCTTCCAGAAGATTGCCGAAGCTGAAGAAGACGGCGAAGCCTTTGTGGTGCTGTACAAGGCCATCGACCAGATTCGCCAGTGCATCGACACCATCCACAAAGACCCGGGCAGCCGCCGCATCCTGTTCCACGGCTGGAACTGCGCGCAGCTCGACGAAATGGCCCTGCCGCCGTGCCACCTGCTGTACCAGTTCCACCCGAATGTCGAGACCAAGGAAATCTCCCTGACCCTCTACATTCGTTCCAACGACCTGGGCCTGGGCACACCGTTCAACCTCACCGAAGGCGCCGCACTGCTGTCGCTGGTAGGCCGCCTGACCGGCTACACGCCGCGCTGGTTCACCTATTTCATCGGTGATGCGCACGTCTACGAGAACCACCTGGACATGCTCAACGAACAGCTCAAGCGCGAGCCGCTGGCGGCACCGAAGCTGGTGATCAATGATCGTGTGCCTGAGTATGCCAAGACGGGTGTGTACGAGCCGGAGTGGCTGGAGAAGGTCGAGCCGAGTGACTTCAGTCTTGAAGGTTACGAGCACCATGCGCCGATGACCGCCCCGATGGCGGTCTGA
- a CDS encoding DUF3077 domain-containing protein, translating into MSMETGKTVGVVDFIRSEQSPMGLFRIAPGVPCDYALEQASTVMGCVHKLIEAGLLDEDGEMMWAAYFLNEFAKAIIDDVGLGLKKA; encoded by the coding sequence ATGAGCATGGAGACCGGCAAGACGGTAGGTGTGGTGGATTTCATCCGCAGCGAGCAATCACCGATGGGGCTGTTTCGTATTGCGCCGGGCGTGCCGTGTGACTACGCGCTGGAGCAGGCTTCAACCGTGATGGGTTGTGTGCACAAGCTGATCGAGGCGGGGCTGCTGGATGAAGACGGCGAGATGATGTGGGCCGCTTATTTTCTGAACGAATTCGCCAAGGCGATCATTGATGATGTGGGGCTGGGGTTGAAGAAGGCCTGA
- the cadR gene encoding Cd(II)/Pb(II)-responsive transcriptional regulator: MKIGELAKATDCAVETIRYYERENLLPEPARSEGNYRMYTQAHAERLTFIRNCRTLDMTLEEIRSLLRLRDSPDDQCESVNALIDEHIQHVNARIEGLQALQAQLLELRQHCHSKEVQCSILQHLEVNGAVTAPEAEHSHVGRSHGH, translated from the coding sequence ATGAAGATCGGAGAACTGGCCAAAGCCACCGACTGCGCAGTGGAAACCATCCGTTATTACGAGCGGGAAAACCTGCTGCCGGAACCGGCGCGCAGCGAGGGAAACTACCGGATGTACACCCAGGCCCACGCCGAGCGCCTGACCTTCATCCGCAACTGCCGCACCCTCGACATGACCCTGGAAGAAATCCGCAGCCTGCTGCGCCTGCGCGACAGCCCGGACGACCAGTGTGAAAGCGTCAACGCCCTGATTGACGAGCATATCCAGCACGTCAATGCGCGAATCGAAGGGTTGCAGGCGTTGCAGGCGCAACTGCTGGAACTGCGTCAGCATTGTCATTCCAAGGAAGTGCAGTGCTCGATCCTCCAGCATCTGGAGGTCAATGGTGCGGTGACGGCGCCGGAGGCGGAGCATTCACATGTAGGCAGAAGCCACGGCCACTGA
- a CDS encoding heavy metal translocating P-type ATPase: protein MNQPVSHTPGKDTHDHASHDHAKHTHSCCSHDAAPSLVQLSEAASGDARLSRFRIEAMDCPTEQTLIQNKLGKLAGVEQLEFNLINRILGVRHTHGDTLAIEQAVASLGMQAEPLTESSEEPAAPPAPGKKHWWPLALSGLAAIAAEGIHFAELAPSWVVALVALVSILSCGLGTYKKGWIALKNRNLNINALMSIAVTGAVLIGQWPEAAMVMFLFTVAELIEARSLDRARNAIGGLMQLSPDMATVQQSDGQWREVEVKQVALGALVRVRPGERIGLDGEVVSGQSSIDQAPITGESLPVEKGPGDKVFAGTINQAGALEYRVTAAAGQSTLARIIKAVEEAQGARAPTQRFVDQFSRIYTPAVFAFALAVAVIPPLFMAGAWFDWIYRALVLLVVACPCALVISTPVTIVSGLAAAARKGILVKGGVYLEGGRRLDFLALDKTGTITHGKPVQTDHVVLDPLFEGRAQALAASLADRSDHPVSRAIAVYANKQQLALSEVSAFEALAGRGVRGEVDGELYHLGNHRLVEELGLCSPQLEAQLDALERQGKTVVLLLDKSGPLALFAVADTVKDSSREAIAELHELGIKTVMLTGDNPHTAQAIAAQVGIDQAHGNLLPADKLKTIEDLYAQGHRVGMVGDGINDAPALARSEIGFAMAAAGTDTAIETADVALMDDDLRKIPAFVRLSRQTAAILTQNIVLALGIKAVFLAITFAGMATMWMAVFADMGVSLLVVFNGLRLLRK from the coding sequence ATGAACCAGCCTGTCAGCCATACCCCGGGTAAAGACACCCACGATCACGCCAGTCATGACCATGCCAAGCATACCCACAGCTGCTGCTCCCACGATGCTGCACCCTCTCTGGTGCAACTGAGTGAAGCGGCCAGTGGCGATGCGCGCCTGAGCCGCTTTCGTATCGAGGCCATGGATTGCCCGACCGAACAGACCCTGATCCAGAACAAACTGGGCAAGCTGGCAGGCGTCGAGCAGCTGGAGTTCAACCTGATCAACCGCATTCTCGGGGTTCGCCACACCCATGGCGATACCCTGGCTATCGAGCAGGCGGTCGCTTCGCTGGGCATGCAGGCCGAGCCACTGACCGAAAGCAGCGAAGAACCTGCCGCGCCTCCGGCTCCGGGGAAAAAGCACTGGTGGCCGTTGGCGCTGTCCGGGCTTGCGGCCATTGCCGCCGAGGGCATTCACTTCGCCGAGCTGGCGCCTTCCTGGGTGGTGGCGCTGGTGGCGTTGGTGTCGATCCTCAGCTGTGGCCTGGGCACCTATAAAAAGGGCTGGATCGCCCTGAAGAACCGCAACCTGAACATCAACGCGCTGATGAGCATCGCCGTCACCGGCGCCGTGCTGATCGGCCAGTGGCCGGAAGCGGCCATGGTCATGTTCCTGTTTACCGTCGCCGAGTTGATCGAAGCGCGCTCGCTGGACCGGGCGCGCAATGCGATTGGCGGGCTGATGCAACTGAGCCCGGACATGGCCACGGTGCAGCAGAGCGATGGCCAATGGCGTGAAGTCGAGGTCAAACAGGTAGCGCTGGGAGCGCTGGTGCGGGTGCGCCCCGGTGAGCGTATCGGCCTGGATGGCGAGGTGGTCAGTGGCCAGTCGAGCATCGACCAGGCGCCGATTACCGGTGAAAGCCTGCCGGTGGAAAAAGGCCCGGGCGACAAGGTTTTCGCTGGCACCATCAACCAAGCCGGTGCCCTGGAATACCGGGTGACGGCGGCTGCCGGGCAATCGACGCTGGCGCGGATCATCAAGGCCGTGGAAGAGGCCCAGGGTGCCCGTGCACCGACTCAGCGTTTCGTTGACCAGTTCTCGCGTATCTACACCCCGGCGGTGTTTGCCTTTGCATTGGCGGTTGCAGTGATACCACCGCTGTTCATGGCCGGTGCCTGGTTCGACTGGATCTACCGCGCCCTGGTGTTGCTGGTAGTGGCCTGCCCATGCGCGCTGGTGATCTCCACTCCGGTGACCATCGTCAGCGGTCTGGCCGCGGCGGCGCGCAAAGGTATTCTGGTCAAAGGCGGGGTGTATCTGGAAGGCGGGCGCAGGCTCGATTTTCTGGCGCTGGACAAGACCGGCACCATCACCCACGGCAAGCCGGTACAGACCGATCATGTCGTGCTTGATCCGCTGTTCGAAGGCCGCGCCCAGGCGCTGGCTGCCAGCCTGGCTGACCGATCCGACCACCCGGTGTCGCGTGCCATTGCGGTATATGCCAACAAGCAGCAACTGGCCCTGAGTGAAGTATCGGCGTTCGAAGCCCTGGCCGGTCGTGGTGTGCGCGGCGAAGTGGACGGTGAGTTGTACCACCTGGGCAACCATCGCCTGGTCGAAGAGCTCGGCCTGTGCTCGCCACAGCTCGAAGCACAGCTCGATGCCCTGGAACGTCAGGGCAAGACCGTGGTGCTGCTGCTCGATAAATCCGGCCCGCTGGCCCTGTTCGCGGTGGCTGACACCGTCAAGGACAGCAGCCGCGAGGCGATTGCCGAACTGCATGAGCTGGGTATCAAGACTGTCATGCTCACCGGCGACAATCCCCACACTGCGCAAGCCATTGCCGCTCAAGTGGGTATCGACCAGGCCCATGGCAACCTGTTGCCGGCCGACAAGCTCAAGACTATTGAAGATTTGTACGCCCAAGGGCACCGGGTCGGCATGGTCGGCGACGGCATCAACGACGCTCCAGCGTTGGCGCGCTCGGAGATCGGCTTTGCCATGGCTGCCGCCGGTACCGACACGGCGATCGAGACCGCCGACGTGGCGCTGATGGATGATGACTTGCGCAAAATACCGGCCTTCGTCAGGCTCTCGCGTCAGACCGCGGCGATCCTGACCCAGAACATCGTGCTGGCGCTGGGGATCAAGGCGGTCTTCCTGGCGATCACCTTCGCCGGCATGGCAACCATGTGGATGGCGGTGTTCGCCGACATGGGCGTGAGTTTGCTGGTGGTCTTCAACGGCCTGCGCCTGCTGCGAAAATAG
- a CDS encoding LysR family transcriptional regulator, producing the protein MLSSELKAFYMVARLGSITLAAKKLGLSQPTVTTQIRNLESQYAVELFYRGGRRLTLSDDGARLLPMVKTLLQQEADIEFFLRNSGQGQGSLRIAATAPYYILDLVKIFRERLPQVEVSVEIGNSQQVLELLEDYRVDLAASSQLLEDARLVRRVLGTDPLVVAVHRNHPLASRESLPLSALAGHCLLVREQGSTTRKLTEQMLEEAGVKVGSMLEIGSRESIREAVLRNIGISIIARHEVPHNPELRVLSLDNAPVMHEYLYCLKERRQARLPAAFLGLAQEVSAVEI; encoded by the coding sequence ATGTTGAGTTCCGAGTTGAAAGCCTTCTACATGGTTGCCCGCCTGGGCAGCATTACCCTGGCGGCGAAGAAACTCGGGCTCAGCCAACCGACCGTGACCACGCAGATCCGCAACCTGGAAAGCCAGTACGCGGTGGAGCTGTTCTACCGCGGCGGTCGGCGCCTGACCCTTAGCGATGACGGCGCGCGGCTGCTGCCGATGGTCAAGACTCTGTTGCAGCAGGAGGCCGATATCGAGTTCTTCCTGCGCAACAGTGGTCAGGGCCAGGGCAGTTTGCGCATTGCTGCCACCGCGCCGTACTACATCCTCGATCTGGTGAAGATCTTTCGCGAGCGTTTGCCGCAAGTGGAGGTTTCGGTGGAAATCGGTAACTCCCAGCAGGTGCTGGAGTTGCTGGAGGACTACCGCGTGGACCTGGCTGCTTCCTCGCAGCTGCTGGAAGATGCGCGTCTGGTGCGGCGGGTGTTGGGCACTGATCCATTGGTGGTGGCGGTGCATCGCAATCATCCGTTGGCCAGCCGTGAATCGCTGCCGCTGTCGGCACTGGCCGGGCACTGCCTGCTGGTACGCGAGCAAGGCTCGACGACACGCAAACTGACCGAGCAGATGCTGGAAGAGGCCGGGGTCAAGGTCGGTTCGATGCTGGAGATCGGCAGCCGCGAGTCGATCCGTGAAGCGGTGTTGCGCAACATCGGCATCAGCATCATTGCCCGTCATGAAGTGCCGCATAACCCTGAGCTGCGGGTGTTGAGCCTGGACAATGCTCCGGTGATGCATGAGTACCTGTATTGCCTGAAGGAACGCAGGCAGGCGCGTTTGCCTGCGGCTTTTTTGGGGTTGGCGCAGGAAGTGTCGGCAGTGGAGATTTGA
- a CDS encoding putative 2-aminoethylphosphonate ABC transporter ATP-binding protein, protein MNTPVANPGAQMKVRGIHKRFGAFTALQDVSLDIAAGELVCLLGPSGCGKTTLLRCIAGLERQDRGTLYIGDRDISELPPQARDYGILFQSYALFPNLTVEANIAYGLAGSGRDEVRQRVAQMLELVGLTGSEKKYPGQLSGGQQQRVALARALAPAPSLLLLDEPMSALDARVREHLCTELRQLQRQLGITTLMVTHNQDEAMLMADRIAVMNNGQVEQYATPQEIYDKPATPFVAEFVGQGNWLPFQRHTDSHAQVGGLNMRLADGAGQARSGRLFCRPEAISVNPPVHEENLFPARVREITFLGNRCRMSFEFNELPGHALLAEVAPESMPRLGSQDIWVALPPRSLQVFA, encoded by the coding sequence ATGAACACTCCGGTCGCAAACCCAGGCGCACAGATGAAAGTGCGCGGTATCCACAAGCGCTTCGGCGCCTTTACCGCCCTGCAGGATGTCTCCCTCGACATCGCCGCCGGTGAACTGGTGTGCCTGCTCGGCCCGTCCGGCTGTGGCAAGACCACACTGCTGCGCTGCATCGCCGGCCTCGAACGCCAGGACCGAGGCACTTTGTACATCGGCGACCGCGATATCTCCGAGTTGCCGCCCCAGGCCCGTGACTACGGCATCCTGTTCCAGTCCTATGCGCTGTTCCCGAACCTGACGGTCGAGGCCAACATCGCCTATGGCCTGGCCGGCAGCGGTCGTGACGAAGTGCGCCAGCGGGTGGCGCAGATGCTTGAGCTGGTCGGTTTGACCGGCAGCGAGAAAAAGTACCCCGGCCAGCTTTCCGGTGGCCAACAGCAACGGGTAGCCCTGGCGCGTGCCCTGGCTCCGGCACCTTCGTTGCTGCTGCTTGACGAGCCGATGTCGGCCCTCGACGCCCGCGTCCGCGAGCACCTGTGTACCGAGCTGCGCCAGCTGCAACGCCAGTTGGGCATCACCACCCTGATGGTCACCCACAACCAGGACGAAGCCATGCTCATGGCCGACCGCATTGCGGTGATGAACAACGGTCAGGTCGAGCAATACGCTACGCCCCAGGAAATCTACGACAAACCGGCTACGCCGTTCGTGGCTGAGTTCGTCGGCCAGGGCAACTGGCTGCCGTTCCAGCGCCACACCGACAGCCACGCCCAGGTCGGCGGCTTGAACATGCGTCTGGCCGACGGTGCCGGCCAGGCGCGCAGCGGTCGTTTGTTCTGCCGTCCTGAAGCGATCAGCGTCAATCCGCCGGTGCATGAAGAGAACCTGTTTCCGGCGCGGGTGCGCGAAATCACCTTCCTCGGTAACCGCTGCCGCATGAGTTTCGAGTTCAACGAGCTGCCGGGTCACGCGCTGCTGGCCGAGGTCGCGCCCGAGTCGATGCCGCGCCTGGGTTCGCAGGACATCTGGGTCGCCCTGCCGCCGCGCAGCCTGCAGGTGTTTGCCTGA